One Vibrio quintilis DNA segment encodes these proteins:
- a CDS encoding LysR family transcriptional regulator: MTQLNWDDARVFLALARAGTLTRAAQNLALGIATLSRRIERLEKALNTPLFVRAQTGYQLTEEGMALLESAEQMETAMFAFCSQAEVQNEIQGHVRLATAENMATTLIIPKLPDFLSRYPSLTLDLVTDVRTSNLHRHDADLALRMVRPTQGNVSFRRIGKLGYGIYAGIAGDDRPQGRKATGQSAYSESRFIGWSESYHDLPAARWLAQHLKTVAPVLTTSAVATQVAACRSGVGLAVLPHIVARQAGLVCLEHLPAVEQDIYLVMHTDLSHARRVRAVAGFVAGLVEDNARLLAFPDA; encoded by the coding sequence ATGACACAGCTAAACTGGGATGACGCAAGGGTTTTTCTGGCACTGGCGCGGGCAGGAACGCTGACCCGTGCCGCTCAGAATCTGGCATTAGGCATCGCGACATTATCACGACGAATCGAGCGGCTGGAAAAAGCGTTGAATACACCTCTGTTTGTCCGTGCACAAACCGGCTATCAGCTGACAGAAGAAGGCATGGCATTGCTGGAAAGTGCAGAGCAGATGGAGACAGCGATGTTTGCATTCTGCTCACAGGCGGAGGTACAAAATGAAATTCAGGGGCACGTGCGTCTGGCAACGGCGGAAAATATGGCGACAACCCTGATTATTCCGAAGCTGCCGGATTTTCTGAGCCGGTATCCGTCTTTGACACTGGACCTGGTGACTGATGTCCGTACCAGTAACCTTCACCGCCATGATGCCGACCTGGCATTGCGCATGGTTCGGCCCACTCAGGGCAATGTGTCCTTCCGGCGGATAGGTAAACTCGGCTACGGTATTTATGCAGGTATTGCCGGTGATGACAGACCGCAGGGCCGGAAAGCGACCGGGCAATCAGCGTATTCAGAATCGCGGTTTATCGGCTGGAGTGAGTCTTATCATGATTTACCTGCGGCCCGCTGGCTGGCTCAACACCTGAAAACCGTCGCCCCTGTCTTAACCACCAGTGCTGTGGCGACTCAGGTTGCAGCGTGCCGGTCCGGGGTCGGACTGGCGGTGTTACCGCATATTGTGGCCCGGCAGGCCGGGCTGGTCTGTCTGGAGCATCTGCCTGCGGTAGAACAGGATATTTATCTGGTGATGCATACCGATTTGAGCCATGCCCGGCGCGTCAGGGCTGTCGCCGGTTTTGTCGCCGGACTGGTGGAAGACAATGCCAGGTTGTTAGCGTTTCCTGACGCCTGA
- a CDS encoding Lcl domain-containing protein, which produces MNKMTQPGKFSVSAILQALAVAGMAVSCTSIADTSLTYPLVDTNQTRCFDTSDTIETCPVSGETGFGQDAQYQGSAPDYTLNGDGTVTDNVTGLMWGQSIDTNGDGEITAADKMTYDQAVSYTASLELGGYSDWRLPDIKTLYSLILFDGEDPSGLSNSGTYSIRPFIDHEFFGFHSGDTTAGERLIDAQYVSSTKYVSTTMHGSETVFGVNFIDGRIKGYGMTGRHGSGKAFYVLAVRGNSDYGLNQLTDNGNGTVTDSATGLVWQQADSGTGMDWSAALSYCEDLSLAGTDRWRLPNAKELQSIVDYTRSPDTTNSAAIDSLFTVTSITNEAGETDFPAYWSSTTHKNLHNAKKAAYVAFGRAMGYMHGDWIDVHGAGAQRSDPKQDNGISYPQGHGPQGDAVRVDNYVRCVSDNATTFIAQPEVVARNQVEYTLTGEETSSAGNAQSHRPGRPQGGQSQHHSHRPHSGGNQDPFTLMDTDGDDQLSATEVRGPLQRDFDRLDSNGDGYLTKDELPQRRF; this is translated from the coding sequence ATGAACAAAATGACTCAACCGGGAAAATTTTCCGTCTCAGCCATTCTTCAGGCACTGGCAGTTGCCGGAATGGCCGTATCCTGCACCAGCATCGCCGATACCAGCCTGACTTACCCGCTGGTTGATACCAATCAGACCCGTTGTTTTGATACGTCAGACACGATCGAAACCTGCCCGGTCAGCGGAGAAACCGGCTTTGGGCAGGACGCTCAGTATCAGGGTTCCGCGCCGGATTATACCCTCAATGGTGACGGGACAGTCACAGATAATGTGACCGGGCTGATGTGGGGACAGTCGATTGATACCAATGGTGATGGTGAAATTACCGCAGCCGATAAAATGACCTATGATCAGGCGGTGAGTTACACAGCCAGCCTGGAACTCGGTGGCTACAGTGACTGGCGCCTGCCGGATATCAAAACGCTCTATTCACTGATTTTGTTCGATGGAGAAGATCCAAGTGGTCTCAGCAATAGCGGAACTTATTCAATCCGGCCTTTTATTGACCATGAATTCTTCGGTTTCCATTCCGGGGATACCACCGCCGGAGAACGACTGATTGATGCGCAGTATGTCAGCAGTACCAAATATGTTTCGACGACTATGCACGGCAGTGAAACCGTCTTTGGGGTGAATTTTATTGATGGCCGGATCAAAGGCTATGGCATGACCGGTCGTCATGGCAGCGGGAAAGCTTTTTATGTACTGGCCGTGCGGGGCAACAGTGACTACGGGCTGAATCAGCTGACTGATAACGGCAACGGTACGGTTACAGACAGCGCGACCGGGCTGGTCTGGCAGCAGGCAGATAGCGGGACTGGTATGGACTGGTCTGCGGCATTATCTTACTGTGAAGACCTGTCACTTGCCGGGACAGACAGATGGCGTTTACCGAATGCAAAAGAGTTGCAATCCATTGTGGATTATACCCGGTCACCGGATACCACCAACAGCGCTGCGATCGACAGTTTGTTTACAGTGACTTCGATCACCAATGAAGCGGGGGAAACCGACTTCCCGGCATACTGGAGCAGCACGACCCACAAAAATCTGCATAATGCGAAGAAAGCCGCTTATGTCGCTTTCGGCCGGGCAATGGGGTACATGCACGGAGACTGGATCGATGTTCATGGCGCAGGCGCACAGCGTAGTGATCCGAAGCAGGATAACGGGATTTCATATCCACAGGGGCATGGCCCGCAGGGGGATGCCGTCCGGGTCGATAATTATGTACGCTGCGTCAGTGATAATGCCACAACATTTATTGCCCAGCCGGAAGTTGTTGCACGCAATCAGGTGGAATACACGCTGACCGGTGAAGAAACCAGCAGTGCAGGAAACGCCCAGTCACACCGTCCGGGTCGCCCGCAGGGTGGACAGTCTCAGCATCACTCTCACCGACCTCACTCCGGTGGGAATCAGGATCCGTTTACCCTGATGGATACAGATGGTGATGATCAGCTTTCTGCCACCGAAGTCAGAGGACCGCTGCAACGGGATTTTGATCGCCTTGACAGCAATGGTGATGGCTATCTGACCAAAGATGAATTACCTCAGCGCCGTTTTTAA
- a CDS encoding bifunctional metallophosphatase/5'-nucleotidase — MIIHKRSVLALAMIAALAGCDDDTAGNNTSDSIYTSSVTSGRTLTNTADVVKIGSETTDDTVTLTIGATSDLHGRLFGYDYALLSNDADAGLTRIGTLINQVRASDADTLLIDIGDTVQGNSASLFNDLPTHPMVSALNTLEYNVWVPGNHEFNFDRSFVDRNLENFDGAVISSNIKWENTEVSYLKPYQIFNIKGVTVAVIAVTPSYVPNWEASAPEHYAELSFEDELTSVTAAVDDAITNYSPDVVIGAFHLGRNDNGSGVYQIASKLADKFDVIFAGHEHAEYIEEVQKDAYSSSYSGEDIATSGSDHGTEDKSASGTYNESTRAANVKIIEPGKWGWALATASIELHKDDDGKWKMTDTTLANLHTYSESDHTSVADQQTLSDEYQWVHEQSLADASAELGTVTGNFTPSSTGHEDEATGEAYDSDAGRLYSTIHYAKVHDTPLMDFINQIQLEKTSADVSAASLFSDHTNLINGETYTKAKSSELYKYDNTLMGIKMTGANLKKFMEWSYSYFNAYTAGDLTVSFRTGAKSYNYDQFDGTIKYTVDLTGDAYSQSKNSDGSYTVTNPGSRVQISEIAGKAFDETATYKVAVNSYRFGTQLKTYGWATSDDVYYESTNEAVYAIRDMLTDYVQTNKGINVDDFDDNMNWSFVQDAAIAAARTDGDKGQALWEKLQNKQICIQIDWDNAKYPGIAVSLNPDNSDSYFANADYVSSGTGTAEACNTNPDE, encoded by the coding sequence ATGATAATTCACAAAAGAAGTGTTCTGGCACTGGCAATGATTGCAGCACTGGCTGGATGTGATGACGACACTGCAGGTAATAACACATCAGATAGTATCTACACTTCCAGCGTCACGAGCGGAAGAACACTCACCAATACGGCTGACGTAGTTAAGATTGGCTCTGAAACAACAGATGACACGGTAACACTGACTATTGGCGCAACGTCCGACCTGCACGGTCGTCTGTTTGGCTATGATTATGCGCTGCTCTCTAATGATGCAGACGCGGGTTTAACCCGGATTGGCACCCTTATCAATCAGGTCCGGGCCAGTGATGCTGATACCCTTTTAATCGATATCGGTGACACGGTTCAGGGTAACTCAGCTTCGCTGTTTAACGACCTGCCGACACACCCGATGGTCAGTGCGCTGAATACACTTGAATACAACGTTTGGGTGCCAGGGAATCACGAATTTAACTTTGATCGTTCATTTGTTGACCGTAATCTGGAAAACTTTGACGGTGCCGTGATTTCCAGCAATATCAAATGGGAAAACACCGAAGTCAGCTACCTCAAACCATACCAAATCTTTAACATCAAAGGTGTCACCGTTGCAGTGATTGCAGTGACGCCGTCTTATGTACCAAACTGGGAAGCTTCTGCCCCCGAACATTACGCGGAGCTTTCTTTTGAAGATGAACTGACGTCAGTGACCGCTGCCGTCGATGATGCAATCACAAATTACAGTCCGGATGTGGTGATTGGCGCCTTCCATTTAGGCCGGAATGATAATGGCAGTGGTGTTTATCAGATAGCATCCAAACTGGCAGATAAATTTGATGTCATTTTCGCAGGTCATGAACATGCGGAATATATCGAAGAAGTACAAAAAGATGCTTATAGCAGCAGTTACAGTGGTGAAGATATCGCGACCAGCGGCAGTGATCATGGCACCGAAGATAAATCTGCCTCCGGAACTTACAATGAAAGCACCCGCGCTGCCAATGTAAAAATTATCGAACCCGGCAAATGGGGCTGGGCACTGGCGACGGCAAGCATCGAACTGCATAAAGATGATGATGGCAAGTGGAAAATGACAGATACCACGCTGGCCAACCTGCACACTTATTCTGAATCTGATCATACTTCAGTTGCTGATCAGCAGACGCTGTCTGATGAATATCAATGGGTGCATGAGCAATCCCTTGCTGATGCCAGCGCAGAACTGGGGACAGTCACCGGAAACTTCACCCCGTCTTCAACCGGACATGAAGATGAAGCAACCGGTGAAGCGTACGACTCCGATGCCGGTCGTCTGTATTCAACCATTCATTATGCCAAAGTCCACGATACACCGCTGATGGACTTTATTAATCAGATTCAGCTGGAGAAAACCAGTGCTGATGTCTCTGCGGCTTCCCTGTTCTCAGACCATACTAATCTGATCAATGGTGAAACCTACACCAAAGCCAAATCATCTGAGTTGTATAAGTACGACAATACGTTGATGGGCATCAAAATGACCGGTGCAAATCTGAAGAAATTTATGGAATGGTCGTACAGTTACTTTAATGCTTACACTGCCGGTGATCTGACCGTATCTTTCCGCACTGGTGCCAAGTCCTATAACTATGATCAGTTCGATGGCACGATAAAATATACAGTTGACCTGACCGGTGATGCTTACAGTCAAAGCAAGAATAGCGACGGTTCTTATACGGTGACCAATCCGGGCTCCCGGGTTCAGATCTCTGAAATTGCCGGTAAAGCCTTCGACGAAACAGCCACTTACAAAGTTGCTGTCAACAGCTATCGCTTTGGTACACAGCTGAAAACTTACGGTTGGGCCACCAGCGATGACGTGTATTATGAATCGACCAACGAAGCAGTCTATGCTATCCGCGATATGCTGACCGATTATGTACAAACCAACAAAGGCATCAATGTTGATGATTTTGATGACAACATGAACTGGTCTTTCGTACAGGATGCTGCGATTGCCGCTGCCCGGACCGATGGCGATAAAGGCCAGGCATTATGGGAAAAACTGCAAAACAAACAAATCTGTATTCAGATTGACTGGGATAACGCCAAATATCCCGGCATTGCCGTTTCCCTTAACCCGGATAACAGTGACAGTTATTTTGCAAATGCAGACTATGTGTCTTCCGGCACTGGCACAGCAGAAGCATGTAACACCAATCCTGATGAATAA
- a CDS encoding YibE/F family protein has translation MLKKYSFPIIIALISTLIFCFSPGLSEHIRPKSPLVQHFVEAKVTRMVSQELSPDPHVPSVITGRQIFFAKILEGAEKGKEVRITNPLSRQHNVYVQAGDHFIMMIRLKKDGQPYYWAFNHKRSPAIYAMLTIFLLLLLSFGKKEGLNSVVSLYFTAALITGVLIPAIFAGWNPVLLTIVLMGLKIVVNYILVCGYNHKSFCAMIGTLLGVIAAGAFSQIFGEMAHLSGIYLDKGEDIVYLTTAHPVQIRWLMFTAIMISALGAVMDVAISISSSYHELSQADPTLTPAQLRKASMNIGRDIMGTMTNTLILAIAGGSLTTMMMVWGFNMPVIQFINTPLVTMAVVHGLAGSIGIVLTIPLTAWACSALFPVKIREKEII, from the coding sequence ATGCTGAAAAAATATAGTTTTCCGATCATCATTGCGCTGATTTCCACCCTCATTTTCTGTTTCTCTCCCGGCCTGAGTGAGCACATTCGTCCGAAATCTCCACTGGTTCAACACTTTGTTGAAGCGAAAGTCACCCGGATGGTTTCTCAGGAGTTGTCTCCCGATCCTCATGTACCCTCGGTTATCACCGGCCGGCAAATCTTCTTCGCAAAGATTTTAGAAGGTGCAGAAAAAGGGAAGGAAGTCCGTATCACCAATCCGCTCAGCCGCCAGCATAATGTGTATGTACAAGCTGGCGATCACTTTATTATGATGATCCGGCTGAAAAAGGACGGACAGCCATATTACTGGGCATTCAACCACAAACGCTCTCCTGCTATTTACGCCATGCTGACTATCTTTTTGCTGCTGCTGCTCAGTTTTGGCAAAAAAGAAGGGCTGAACTCGGTAGTTTCCCTCTATTTCACAGCAGCACTGATTACCGGCGTCTTAATTCCGGCAATTTTTGCCGGATGGAACCCGGTGCTGCTGACTATTGTGCTGATGGGGCTGAAAATCGTCGTCAATTATATTCTTGTCTGCGGTTATAACCACAAAAGCTTTTGCGCCATGATCGGCACACTGCTCGGTGTGATTGCCGCCGGTGCATTTTCACAGATCTTCGGGGAAATGGCGCACCTGTCCGGCATTTATCTGGACAAAGGTGAAGACATTGTTTATCTGACCACCGCTCACCCGGTTCAAATCCGCTGGCTGATGTTTACCGCGATTATGATTTCTGCGCTGGGTGCCGTCATGGATGTTGCAATCTCCATCTCTTCTTCTTACCACGAGCTCAGTCAGGCAGATCCAACCCTGACACCGGCCCAACTGCGCAAAGCAAGCATGAATATCGGCCGCGACATCATGGGTACCATGACCAACACGCTGATTCTCGCGATTGCCGGCGGCTCCCTGACCACCATGATGATGGTGTGGGGATTTAACATGCCGGTGATTCAGTTTATCAATACACCGTTGGTCACCATGGCTGTGGTACATGGACTGGCGGGCAGTATCGGTATTGTCCTGACGATTCCACTGACCGCATGGGCGTGTTCGGCGCTGTTTCCGGTGAAAATCCGGGAGAAGGAAATCATCTGA
- a CDS encoding phosphatidylserine decarboxylase — protein sequence MNHHVSFKATLDKEMWVPDAVEVLYTKLSEDTLLRAMLEESLIAAHSHARRQLSPILFEALFWPESWQDYVNYAWEFSRWVPHQSTNPAWTEPGTDEQQEVYDHLCHFYYLIDQPVGPEEKRVQNDPWFSRWLIDYSNDWGAFLNTTESFNDVALKSFLEDSPQYRVQDSMIDGRPNNPSGWLTFNQFFARELNPGLRPVSSPSDNTVIVSPADCTFRAQYNISASSTVPEIRVKLTHKYASIQDLLDGSPYGDCFANGKMVHYFLGPYSYHRFHTPVAGLLKECRAVQGLNYLQVNIDDGQFDAPDNSEGGYEFNQARGIVILDTSQSPCGDIGLVAVIPVGMAQVSSVNMTAQTGNILEKGDEFGYFLFGGSDIIVLFQEGVDPEIFDGGQYRHYGTPIAKCFD from the coding sequence ATGAATCATCACGTCAGTTTTAAAGCCACACTCGACAAGGAAATGTGGGTGCCGGATGCGGTTGAAGTACTCTATACCAAACTCAGTGAAGATACACTGCTGCGCGCGATGCTGGAAGAATCTCTCATTGCTGCACATAGCCACGCCAGACGTCAGTTGAGTCCGATACTGTTTGAAGCGTTGTTCTGGCCGGAAAGCTGGCAGGACTATGTGAATTATGCGTGGGAATTCAGCCGGTGGGTGCCGCATCAGAGCACGAATCCCGCATGGACAGAACCCGGTACGGATGAACAGCAGGAAGTGTACGATCATCTGTGCCATTTTTACTATCTGATTGACCAGCCGGTCGGGCCGGAGGAGAAGAGAGTACAAAATGATCCCTGGTTCAGCCGGTGGCTGATTGATTATTCAAATGACTGGGGTGCCTTTCTGAATACCACAGAATCTTTCAATGATGTGGCTTTGAAAAGCTTTCTTGAAGATTCTCCGCAGTATCGGGTACAGGATTCCATGATCGATGGCCGGCCAAATAATCCCAGTGGCTGGCTGACGTTTAATCAGTTTTTTGCCCGTGAACTCAATCCGGGATTGCGTCCGGTTTCCAGCCCCTCAGACAACACGGTAATTGTCAGCCCGGCAGATTGTACTTTCCGGGCTCAATATAACATTTCAGCCAGCTCCACAGTGCCTGAAATCCGGGTGAAGCTGACCCACAAATATGCCAGTATTCAGGATTTGTTAGACGGCAGTCCGTACGGGGACTGTTTCGCCAATGGCAAAATGGTGCACTATTTCCTTGGTCCTTATTCTTATCACCGCTTTCATACTCCGGTCGCAGGATTACTGAAAGAGTGCCGGGCTGTACAGGGGCTGAATTATCTTCAGGTGAATATTGATGACGGCCAGTTTGATGCGCCGGATAACTCTGAAGGCGGCTATGAATTTAATCAGGCCCGCGGTATCGTCATTCTGGATACCAGCCAGTCACCATGTGGTGATATCGGGCTGGTGGCGGTTATTCCGGTTGGCATGGCACAGGTTTCCTCGGTGAATATGACCGCTCAGACCGGCAACATTCTGGAAAAAGGTGATGAGTTTGGGTACTTCCTGTTTGGTGGTTCCGACATCATTGTGCTGTTTCAGGAAGGTGTCGATCCGGAAATTTTTGATGGCGGTCAGTACCGCCATTATGGCACACCGATAGCGAAGTGCTTTGATTAA
- a CDS encoding GNAT family N-acetyltransferase, which yields MHYREASLNDLPALLAIEQYIIETERPVDPLLKAKNALYYDLESLITSTDAVVMVAEENDEIIATGYAKICRSEQWYEHDSHTYLGFMYVAEHHRGQGMNQKIINILKEWSRSRGIHHLYLEVYTDKDHAIRAYEKAGFHPHVLEMRLNLDETS from the coding sequence TTGCATTATCGTGAAGCCAGCCTGAATGACCTCCCCGCATTATTAGCGATAGAACAATATATTATTGAAACTGAACGTCCGGTTGATCCGCTGCTGAAAGCAAAGAATGCTCTGTATTATGATTTGGAATCACTGATCACCAGTACTGATGCTGTGGTCATGGTGGCTGAAGAGAATGATGAAATTATTGCAACAGGCTATGCAAAAATCTGCCGGTCAGAACAGTGGTATGAACATGATTCTCATACCTATCTGGGATTTATGTATGTTGCAGAACATCACCGGGGACAGGGAATGAATCAAAAAATAATCAATATCCTGAAAGAATGGAGCAGAAGTCGGGGGATTCATCATTTGTATCTGGAAGTGTATACCGATAAAGACCATGCTATCCGCGCTTACGAAAAAGCCGGTTTTCATCCCCATGTACTGGAAATGCGGTTGAATCTGGATGAAACATCCTGA
- a CDS encoding SulP family inorganic anion transporter, producing the protein MFAFYESYKAGLLHPSHWLQNISAGIIVGVVALPLAMAFAIASGVKPEQGLYTAITAGILVSLFGGSRIQIAGPTGAFIVLLSGIVHQYGITGLQIATMMAGVILFLFGLLKLGSVIRFIPAPVIIGFTSGIGIIIWVGQWQEFFGLPAVSGEHFHQKLIALIHAFPHISWQTTGLALFSLAILIFLPKIPRISKIPAPLMALIAATSLHYFAGLNNVRTIGTAFGGIPDGLPDFAFPPVSFSSIVSLIGPAFAIAMLGAIESLLSAVVADGMAGTRHNSNQELIGQGLANLISPLFGGIAATGAIARTATNIRNGGNSPLSGIVHALTLVCILLLLAPLATHIPLATLSAILFVVAWNMSEVRHFIKLIKRAPLADVSILLITFTLTVFTDLVVAVNVGVIISVLHFVRRMASSVEVKASTSHDLSADLRESGQKQLPKEIAIYALEGPFFFAAADSFDKVMSSIQDIPEILIIRLKWVPFMDITGLQALEDMILSFRQKGVRIMISGANSRVDYKLRRAGIIELIGKAHYFEEFTPAFQYALTQYSKHEDYVTVPQCV; encoded by the coding sequence ATGTTTGCATTTTACGAATCGTACAAAGCGGGACTCCTTCATCCTTCCCACTGGCTACAAAATATCAGCGCTGGAATCATTGTGGGTGTGGTCGCTTTACCACTGGCCATGGCATTTGCTATTGCTTCCGGAGTGAAACCTGAACAGGGACTTTATACCGCGATTACCGCCGGTATCCTTGTGTCTCTGTTTGGTGGCTCCCGGATTCAGATCGCGGGTCCGACCGGGGCTTTTATCGTCTTACTTTCAGGCATTGTTCATCAATACGGCATTACCGGGCTGCAAATAGCAACCATGATGGCAGGTGTGATTCTGTTTTTATTCGGACTGTTGAAACTGGGCAGCGTGATCCGGTTTATTCCGGCTCCCGTGATTATTGGCTTTACCAGCGGTATCGGGATCATCATCTGGGTTGGGCAATGGCAGGAATTCTTTGGTTTGCCGGCGGTCAGCGGTGAACATTTTCATCAAAAATTAATTGCGCTGATTCATGCTTTTCCTCATATCAGCTGGCAAACAACCGGTCTGGCACTTTTCTCTTTAGCTATTTTGATTTTTTTACCGAAAATCCCCAGGATTTCAAAGATTCCGGCGCCCTTAATGGCACTAATCGCTGCAACGTCCCTGCATTACTTTGCCGGACTGAATAATGTACGAACCATAGGCACGGCATTTGGCGGCATTCCGGACGGATTACCTGATTTTGCTTTCCCTCCCGTAAGCTTTTCATCCATCGTCTCTCTTATTGGCCCGGCATTTGCGATAGCCATGCTGGGAGCCATTGAGTCGTTGCTGTCTGCCGTCGTTGCAGATGGTATGGCCGGCACCCGGCATAACTCGAATCAGGAACTGATCGGTCAGGGGTTAGCCAACCTGATTTCTCCCCTGTTTGGCGGCATTGCAGCCACCGGCGCCATTGCCCGGACAGCCACCAATATCCGCAATGGCGGTAACAGCCCCTTATCCGGTATTGTGCATGCCCTGACTTTAGTCTGCATTTTGCTATTACTTGCGCCGCTGGCAACCCACATACCACTGGCAACCCTGAGTGCAATTTTGTTTGTGGTCGCGTGGAATATGAGCGAAGTCAGACATTTCATAAAACTCATCAAACGGGCACCGCTTGCTGATGTCAGTATTTTGCTGATTACCTTTACTTTAACGGTCTTCACCGATCTGGTCGTTGCCGTCAATGTCGGCGTCATCATATCCGTGCTTCATTTTGTCAGACGCATGGCTTCCAGTGTGGAAGTCAAAGCCAGTACGAGCCATGATCTGTCTGCTGACCTCCGGGAATCCGGGCAAAAACAGTTACCGAAAGAAATTGCCATTTATGCGCTGGAAGGGCCGTTTTTCTTCGCAGCAGCCGACTCTTTTGACAAGGTGATGAGCAGTATTCAGGATATTCCGGAAATATTGATAATCCGGCTAAAGTGGGTGCCGTTTATGGATATTACCGGCCTGCAGGCATTGGAAGATATGATTCTGAGTTTCCGGCAAAAGGGTGTCCGGATTATGATTTCAGGCGCAAATTCGCGGGTTGACTATAAGTTACGGCGGGCCGGGATCATTGAGTTAATCGGCAAGGCGCATTACTTTGAGGAATTCACCCCGGCATTTCAGTATGCTTTAACACAATATTCAAAACACGAAGATTATGTAACTGTGCCTCAATGCGTATAA
- a CDS encoding putative quinol monooxygenase: MPAHPDSHHQSTLTPGYYVTAEIRMKDPNRADAAKAALIRLCEQTRKEEAGCTLFELHTCPDDPVKLILWERFNSEADFHLHHQAPHTLAYLAQDFTEIVQIHVSDVLN, from the coding sequence ATGCCTGCACATCCGGACAGTCATCATCAATCAACACTCACACCCGGTTATTATGTGACCGCAGAAATCAGAATGAAAGATCCGAACCGGGCAGATGCGGCTAAAGCGGCACTCATCAGGCTTTGCGAGCAGACCCGCAAAGAAGAAGCCGGATGCACCCTGTTTGAGCTGCATACCTGCCCGGACGATCCGGTAAAACTCATCCTGTGGGAGCGATTTAACAGTGAAGCTGATTTTCATCTTCACCATCAGGCACCTCACACACTGGCATATTTAGCACAGGATTTTACCGAAATTGTTCAGATTCATGTTTCTGATGTGCTGAATTAA